One Hermetia illucens chromosome 4, iHerIll2.2.curated.20191125, whole genome shotgun sequence DNA segment encodes these proteins:
- the LOC119654672 gene encoding general odorant-binding protein 99b-like produces MKLFIALCAVIAVASAAFNKEEFLKMREECLKSEKVPAAIIEKLKHREYEQDLGHEAKCYIRCMGLKTGVWDDTHGYNVDKTYDDFHSAGLEVSKDNLKKCFKSSGDDDKCVWAAKDVKCLWTNKYVTIKKDLFE; encoded by the exons ATGAAACTTTTCATCGCTCTCTGTGCAGTCATTGCTGTG GCTTCTGCTGCCTTCAACAAAGAGGAATTCTTGAAGATGCGTGAAGAGTGCCTAAAATCCGAAAAGGTCCCAGCAGCAATCATTGAGAAGTTGAAACATCGTGAATATGAACAAGACCTGGGACATGAGGCCAAGTGTTATATTCGTTGCATGGGACTTAAAACTGGAGTCTGGGACGACACCCATGGCTACAATGTCGATAAGACCTACGACGATTTTCATAGCGCGGGATTGGAAGTGAGCAAGGATAATTTGAAGAAATGTTTCAAATCGAGTGGGGATGATGATAAATGCGTATGGGCTGCGAAGGACGTGAAATGTTTGTGGACAAACAAATATGTGACCATAAAgaaagatttatttgaataa